The region TTCTCCCCGCTGCCGTGCGTGTGCCCCAGGCCCCGGTCCGAGCGCCGGACGACGTCGTCGAGGATGTTCTCCCGGCCCCGCGGACCGAATCCCAGGTGGTCCTCGGCCGCCCCGAAGAACACCCCGCCCAGGCAGTTGGCCTGGAGCTCGTTGCGGCGGGTCAGCTCGTCGGCCGCGGCCCGCGGCACCCCCGCCCGGGCCGAGTGGAACTCCGCAAGGATCCGCGACTGCCCCTGCACGTGGTGCCCGTACTCGTGGCTGATGACGAACGTGTACGCCTCCGGGCGGTCGCTGCCCGCCGACGCCTCCACGATGTCCTCCACCCCCAGGTAGAGGCCCCGGTTGGCCTGGCAGTAGAACGCCGCCGTGTTCCCCGTCGGGAACGCCCCGCAGGGGCTGTGCCCCTCGGTGTACCAGTACACCCGGTTGGGCGCGGTGAACTCCATCCCGGCGTCCGCGAAGTAGGAGCCCCAGGCCCGGTCCAGGCAGTCCGCGAGGGCGTGCACGAAGCCCTCCACCGACTCCGGGTCCTCCTCGTCCAGCGCTGGGGTCTCGCAGGTGACCTCGCCCAGCTCCCCGGCCAGGTAGAGCGGGTTGTCGGTGAGCGTCGACGCCCCCGTGGACGGGCCCGCGTCGTCGGCCTCGGCCGTCACGTCCCCCAGGGCCGCCGGGTGCGACCAGGCGGTGTCCGCCCCCGGCAGCATCGCGGAGATGGCCAGGAACCCGGTCAGGGCGACCGCCGCCAGCCCGGTGCCCAGGGTGAGCGACACCCCGATCCCCATCCGCTGGAAGAACCCGGGCCGCTCCGACCAGTCCCCGACCGGGGGTCCGCCCCTCACCGGCCGGACCCTCCCGCTCTCCTCCCCCGCCGGTACGCGGGGTCCGTGCGCGGACCGCCCGGGGACGTCGCGGGCCGGGGGGACCGGATAGGCTCTCGCATCATGTGGTGGGTCGGCTCCTGGCGCCAGGCCGTCGCGGCTGCGGCGGCCCTGTTCGTGTTCTCCTCGTTGCCGGCGGCGCCCGCCGCGGGGGCGGTGGACGCGGCCCGCGCCGCGACGGTGGCGACACCGGCCACCACAGTACCGGCCGCCGGTGCGAGCGTCACCGGGCCCCGGAGCGCCGACGACCCCCTGATCACCAACACCGTGGAACTCGAACTGGACGCGCTGGGCGTCCTGCACGCCGAGGAGACCATCGCCTTCGAGGGCGGGGCCCCCGACGTGTTCGTGCGCGGCCTCACCGAGACGATGCTCTACGACACCGAGCACGACCGCCGCTTCGAGGTCAACGGGGTGAAGGTCGCCGGCCCCGACGGGCGGGCGCTCGACGCCGTGGTGGAGCACCGCGACGGCGCGCTCGTGGTGG is a window of Nocardiopsis changdeensis DNA encoding:
- a CDS encoding neutral zinc metallopeptidase, whose protein sequence is MGIGVSLTLGTGLAAVALTGFLAISAMLPGADTAWSHPAALGDVTAEADDAGPSTGASTLTDNPLYLAGELGEVTCETPALDEEDPESVEGFVHALADCLDRAWGSYFADAGMEFTAPNRVYWYTEGHSPCGAFPTGNTAAFYCQANRGLYLGVEDIVEASAGSDRPEAYTFVISHEYGHHVQGQSRILAEFHSARAGVPRAAADELTRRNELQANCLGGVFFGAAEDHLGFGPRGRENILDDVVRRSDRGLGHTHGSGENGRLWTAHGMDRVDPGACNTWDAPEELVR